In Lolium perenne isolate Kyuss_39 chromosome 5, Kyuss_2.0, whole genome shotgun sequence, the sequence tacaataatgatcatctcatacatattcatcatcacattatggccatatcacatcaccaaaccctgcaaaaataagttagacgtctctaatttggtttgcatattttacgtggtttagggttttcgagagagatctaatctacctacgaacatgaaccacaacgttgatactaatgttttcaatagaagagtaaattgaatcttcactatagtaggagagacagacacccgcaaagcctcttatgcaatacaagttgcatgtcgaacgaggaacaagtctcatgaacgcggtcatgtaaagttagtccgagccgcttcatcccactatgccacaaagatgcaaagtactcaaactaaagataacaagagcatcaacgcccacaaaaccattgtgttctactcgtgcaaccatctatgcatagacacggctctgataccactataggttaacgttgcatagaaaacaaaaaaatttcctaccgcaaacacgcaatccaagccaagatgcaatctagaagacggtagcaacgaggggtttatcgagtctcacccttgaagagattccaaagcctacaagatgaggctcttgttgctgcggtagacgttcacttgccgcttgcaaaagcgcgtagaagatcttgatcaccggcgccacgaacgggcagcacctccgtactcggtcacacgttcggttgttgatgaagacgacgtccacctcccgttccagcgggcagcggaagtagtagctcctcttgaatccgacagcacgacggcgtggtgtcggtggtggtggagaaatccggcggagcttcgctaagcgtgcgggatgtggtggaggagagaggccgctagggtttgggagaggggggcgccggccatctaggtggtgcggccaccttggtgttgtttgggtggccggccccctccccttggccctcattatataggtggaacacccaagagttggtctacaagtcttcgaataagaccccaaaccaaaaccttccataactcatgaaacctacccaagctaggactcccactagaggtgggagttccaccttccttgggagggggtggccggccccccttggggagtccacttgggactcctcccccttagggttggctggccatgggaggtggagtcccaccgggactccgccttccttggtggtttcttccggactttttaagaaccttctagaaccttccatagaaccttccggatcattttaattctccggaccattccgggactcctcgtgaatgtccgggatctcatccgggactccgaacaaatattcgaactccattccatattcaagttctaccatttcaacatccaactttaagtgtgtcaccctacggttcgtgaactatgcggacatggttgagtactcactccgaccaataaccaatagcaggatctggagatccataatggctcccacatattcaacgatgactttagtgatcgaatgaaccattcacatacgataccaattccctttgtcacgcgatattttacttgtccgaggtttgatcttcggtatcactctataccttgttcaaccttgtctcctgacaagtactctttactcgtaccgtggtatgtggtctcttatgaacttattcatatgcttgcaagatattagacgacattccaccgagagggcccagagtatatctatccgtcatcgggatggacaaatcccactgttgatccatatgcttcaactcatactttccggatacttaatcccacctttataaccacccatttacgcagtggcgtttggtgtaatcaaagtacctttccggtataagtgatttatatgatctcatggtcataaggactaggtaactatgtatcgaaagcttatagcaaataacttaatgacgagatcttatgctacgcttaattgagtgtgtccattacatcattcatacaatgatataaccttgttattaataacatccaatgttcatgattatgaaactaatcatccattaatcaacaagctagttaagagccatactagggactctttgtttgtctacatatcacacatgtactaatgtttcggttaatacaattatagcatgacatataaacatttatcataaacataaagatataaataataaccactttattattgcctctagggcatatctccttcaggagtgaggggcggcggcggcgctatgAGGGTGGAGGGTGGAGGGGCGGCGACTAGATAGTTAATCTAGTTCTCGTTTACAGATCTTGTATCTTGGATGCGTCATTTTATTTCTAGATTGGATGTTGTATATGATTGCAGCATGTTAACATATTTATTGTGGTTTTATTAATGCTTCATTCACATATCCGGGGAAGTTATCTTTTTAagtttattgttgtagcatgaaatTTTGTTGTCATTGGAAACTCTATGGATCTGGAATATTTTGTCAAATATGCATGAATTATGTACGAAAATCTTGTTAGTATTTGCCCAAAGGGATTTAGAGCGTGCCGGATGTTTAACCGCTCCCAGCCGCACCCTCAAAGCCTTTTTTTTATCCGGTCTAATATGGTGTGCGGCGTCCTATGCccatccccgctacacagggaACGTTGCGGGTGCGCCGGACGCAACGAAAAGTGACAACGCGAGTGATAGGCTAGCCGTGTCTGACAAAGAGGTTTGACGTACACCCATCGCCTAGCCCTTGCCAAAGAAAATAAACTTCCGTGCAGCAACGTTGCAGTTTCTCCAGACGCGCAGGGAGACGCCTCGTCATGCCTTGACCTGCATGTCAATGTTAATGCACGCAACCGTCCCCTCGTCTTCCTCCGGCATATAAAATGGGGTGCTCGCTCGTTGTCCCTCACACACAACCCTAGCGACACACATCTACAACCCTAGCTGCCGGCAGGGGCAGCCGTTCTGCACGTTCGCCGTCACCTGCACGGTCGTTGCCGCATGAGGAAGAGGAGACGGAGTACCTCCACGACAAGTACTTTGAGTTCGTCGTCCTTATCAACGATGACCCTTTCAACAAGAAGAAACTCCCGGACAAGTTCGACGAATTTCTCGCCGGCCGGGGGAGCCGGCCGAGGTGACCCTGCAGGAGGCAAGCTGCAGATTTTTCCGGTGCCCATGGAGATCTTGTTTGGCGGGGAAGGAAATATGTACCTCCACACCTGCTTTAAGAAGTTCGTCCGCGCCCACGACCTAGAGGTTGGCTACTTGGTGAACTTCTTATACGAAGGCGATGGCGAGATGAACGTGAAGGTGTTCGAGAACGAGTCTTGCCATATCCACTACCACAGCGACGATAGTGACGAAGACGAGGGCCAACAAAACCTCTAGTCTAGGTTTTTTTATGCCCTTCCTTGGTGTATGCCAAGGTTTATGGATGTTCTTCGTCGGtcatttcaaaaaaaatccagATAAAGCGACAAAGCATCTCCAAATATTATGAACAGCACATTTATTTTAAATAAAACAAAGTTTGGGGATCGTGTTTAGGGGACATGGCTAGGAAGGGACCCCAAACGCGATATCATGGTACAGCATCTCCAGAGGACTGATCCGATGAATACGGTTTGGAGGATCAGACTGAACATGCTCAAAATAAAAGCCAACAAGCTTAGAACAACGGGAgttcaaaagaaaaggaaagaacaACGGAAACAGAGGAGTTACATTCTTTCAAGTTACCTCCAAGCAAGAGAGATTCAAAAATATAGTAGACAGTAAAACTGCACTTCTACACTTGTGACCGCTCATCATGCCATGATTGTCATCGACCATTCGGGCTTAGCTGATTGGCGTTTGAGTTGGTTTGCCTTTGGTTTTAAAGCTTTCTTGGATAAGACTGGGCTGACTCGGCAGCGAGTCGGAAAGTTCTCTTTCGTGGGTGACTAGCTTCGTCGTCCTTCGGTTTGAAAACACCGGTAGAAAAAGGCAGCCGGTCCAGTCTTTCTAGATTCCATAATCTTACAGGGCTGAGAAACAAATAAAGAATGACGGTCTATCTACAACATCGTGTTTTGGTTCGTGGGTTTAGATGCAACAATTGTAAAAATAGATTTTAGATATATTTAAAAAATCTGGAAAAAAATTGAAGATGTACATCCGAACATTCTATATTCGCACAAAGAATTCGTGGAAATACTTGCTGTGGTCTGTttaaaaatgataaaaagaaagTCTGCTAAGTAGACTTGAATGTATATGAAGAACAAATCGATCTAGATACAAGGGGGGAAATGATTATATTGGGATATCTTTCGTGATTAAAAAGCTATTCTAGAGCTCAAACCCTTTGTCCTTTTGCAGATCTGCTCTGACAATTGGTTTTGTTTCAACGAGAACTTCGAAACTAAATTGCACTTTTTTTACCTGAACTAAATCACACTAGGTATATTTTAATTAACCAAAAATTATGATATTTTCCTATAAGTCAATAACACATACGCTGTCACTCATTTTGTAAGAAATAACCAAGTAGTGACTTTATTGTCAATATGGTGTGGCAACATTATAGTTCTTCTGGTGATAACTTTGGAGACGCAAAAAAGGCATCGAACGTGAGAATAGGGTCTAGTTTCAAATACCTCATCGAGACAAACACGACGTGAGCCCGGAAGTAAAATTGTGAAACTGATTGAGAGTTAAaatattttaattttttattcTACATGAATCTTGATGATGTCATCTTTTCTATTTACTTGCGCATGCATGCAATGTCCAACAGAAGCTTTGTCACATTCAATCTCCTGTCAAGCATTTGAATTTTATCGCTAAAGTTCATTGATTGAGTCCTAACAAATAGTTATTGAATTACCAGATCTTATCCAAATTTAATGTTTCTtcattttctcatcctctaacccTAACACCCTACATTGCATATCTTCAGTCTCTCCTAGTCTTCTACGTGTGTATTCCTTCCTTCCTCGTCTTCACCCAACCATCACACAGACCCACCCATCGGATGCCTCACTCTTCCATGGTCAGCGGTGCTAAGTCGCGCCCCTTCCTCCAACCATGACCGCCATGACCCTATCGCGACCCAAGGCCATCTCCTCTAGGTGTGGTTCGCCAAGAAAATGAATCCTTTCGGTAGATATTCTTGCTTTTGGGTGAGGTCTGGAACGTGAGGGTCCTCATGAACGTCTCAGTCTATGCCGATTGTGATCATGCACAAAATTAGGCTAGAGACAGGGCTTTGGATTAAAACCGACCCAAGCATTTATAATCTCTTTCACTAGAAGCGTAGGCCACGACATATCGTGACCAGTGGCAGATCCACATATATGCATAGGGTGCACAGGCTAGCGGGTAAAAAGTATTTTTTTAAGTAAAAAAGCAATCTCTCGCCACATGTGCATCCTCGAAGAGATGAATTTTCCCGGAAGTGGCACCCCATGCTCTAGCGCCGCCATCTTTGTTTGTAACCTTGTAAAATTCACTTTGGTAGCCAATTGAATGGCCAAAGTTTTCGCTTccatttgatgatattccacggtACTATCCTTCTGTTGAGCTTTGTTTTAAAGAAGAATAAATATGCACGCACATTTTAAATTCTGGTCGCTTGCTCAAGCATAGGCTCATATTAGGCGGGACCGATTCTTACTGTTTGGTTTGACCGGCTGCAACAGAGATCGAGACGGCACGAAACATGATCCAGCAGCAGCCATGCGCCATCCGCCGATAGCAACTTCGAGCAATATAATAAGCGTTGCACACGTGAGCAGTGAGCGCCGAGCAGGTGGAACGGCCTTCATCTGGCGTTGCCTTTCGCCGAACCACCCGAACCTCCACACCTGAAGTTGGCAGCTGATGAGGACGAAGCATCTTTGCACTGCACCCTTTCCCGGCAGCGGTCAAACCGGCGTCTCGCCGCTATATAAGCGCGCAGACACATCTCCCGGCCTCACAACCACGACAAGCAACTTACTCTCGATCGAGCAATCTCACCGAAGTCTTAGCTTGATCGATCGATTCGATCGTATCGTGTGACCAAAGCTCGGGAGCTCATGGCAATGGAGTTCGAGATGGGTCAGCTGGCGAGCCAGCACGGGGCGCTGCTCAAGGTCGGGCTGTTCGTGCTGGTGCAGGCGCTGGTCTACCTCATCCTCGCCCAGTCCTCCTCCGTCTTCTCCACCACCAAGACCCTCGGCCTCCGCCCGTCGACGTCCCTCTGCGCCCACCGCATGGTCGCGCTGCTCTCCGACCTGCCCCTCGGCGGGGAGCCCTCGCCCCGCGTCCTCTCCGGGGAGCCGTCGTCGCCACTGCCGGTGCCCACCCACCAGAAGAAGGATTAGATAGCCAAGCGCGATTGAGGCCCACGCACGGACTTAGCTAGAGGGGAGATGTACGTTGCTGGTTTCGAGCTGCTACTGGTTTGTGCCTGGTGTACGTAGGACTTTGTTATAGCTGCTCGCCATTCTTTTGTTTGTTTGGTTTGTTCTTTTGGGATTGTGCGGGCAAATTCGATGCCCTTTCGACTTGTACATGACCATATGACCATGTTGAAGTTACATTCCAATCGTGTGCCTGTCTTAGGAGGAGAGGCTTGCGAATTGTGATGCATGAACGGAAGAGTTGTTCATCATGCATTTGCTTATCCGTGTGATTGGGCCACTTCAAGTTCTCCACCACAAGACCACGCGGCTGCATCGATTTTTCAGAACGTGCGAATACGAAAGTACTGATTTCAATACGGCTTTGCTAGAACACATTCTAGTTCATATGACTATCCTTACAAGTTTGCGTGAAAGGGATCTTTCCAAATAAAGTTGTCCTTgaattttttttagataaagaATGCTTTATTACTTAAAAGTTGATTGTATttgtagattttttttttgagaaacatagtacgcgcatacactcacccgtatgaacgcacacacgcacaccctactccTAATGCTCAAAGTCTTGCCGAAGATCGCCAAACGAAGACCCACCATACGAAGATAACAAAGAGCGTCGCCACCGCCTGATCTGAGGACCTAGGGTTTTCACCTGGAGCCCGTAGAGGGGCAAAGAGAAGCccaacgatgccttcaagaaggtcacGATGTTTGCGGACGTCGCCATCGTGGCCCAAGCGGGCAAGGGTTTCCCCTCGGCAAAATCTCTCCTCCTTTTACAGATGGGACCAACcaatcagtccacctactatcttCTTGCATCCTTTAATAAACCATGTTAGGTAGCTTTTCTGGACGCGGCGTTTCTGCTCCAAGAGCATATGCTCTTGATTATAAAATCATTTTTAAACATATTCAAGAAGTTAGAAAAACAGTAAAAAATGGTGCATGCGCATTTTAATGTTCTATGTGCTCGCAAAGTAGTCTCACAAAAACTCAACATTTTTTGTGATAAGTGTAAAAAAAATAAAGTTCGTGCTAAAAAAGGCTCTTGACATGGACATATTCTTATTTTTTTCACAAATGACACAAAAATATCGATTTTCCATGAAACTTGGTGTGCTCATGTAGAATGACGACATATACATGAGAAAAAATCACAAATTTGTTGACATTTTAAATGATGTTTTACAGCAGAAGCATCCGCATCCTAGaatgttttttttttggatttctgAGTTTTTCTATCCTTGTATGATTTATAGTAGAACTTATGTGTGTTAGCTTCTCTACCTTCCACACTAGTAGATTTATTAGTTCCCAAATTTGAAACTTAATGTCTTTTGAACTAGAACTCTAATTTGTTAACCATTTGAATATTTGGGTTTGTAGTGAATAAAGCTTCAAAATAGCAAGATGTTGAATATATTTTAACAATATACGAAAATCAACTTTTGAATCTTGTGGTACTTTGAAAAATTTGATGAAACAATATGTTTGAAACTTATTTTCATCATAGTTAAAAATAGTTGGAAATTTCCGGAGAGTTCAAACCATAAAATATATTCATGAAAAGAAGAGAAAAAACATAAACTTTCAAGTTCAAATAATAAGGGTAACACATAATGATTGCATTAATGTCAGAGCCAGAACTCGGATACATAGTATATTTTGCATCTAGTTTTAAAGAGGTTTGTTGTGCATCATCATGTTTGAATGTGTCTCATGATATTTCAAACTTGTAttatatgtgtttgatacatttaTTATATAGAAAAATGCTTAAATTTTGTATCTACTTTACTTTTGTTTAATTGAGTTTCATGAAGTTTCAAAATCCATCATGAAGTTTCATCGTGCTTCGAAATGTAGATTTTGAGTTTTGTTGAAGAAAAATCTATTTGGACTTATTTAAAAAGATAACGTCAATATAAGTACACATGTTCAAGCATATTGTAAATGTGATACTTATTCCAAGATGAATGGcctttttaaatttaaaattgtAAATTAAATCGGTGTTGTAATGAGTGGAAGAGAGAGTGCTAGGTGTGTGAAGAGAGATTTCTGCATTGTTTAATTGGTTTTTACAATACATCATGACATTTTATTGTGTTTCAAAATGCAGATTTCTAACTTTGTCCAAACAAATGTATTTTGGGCTTGTTTAAAAGACACCGCCGAAATAAATGTGTAGATCCAAACAAGATTGTTAATATGATACTTATTCCAACATATATGGTCCTCTTAAACATAATATTCAAAAATTAATCGGTGTTCTAATGAGTGGGAGAGAGTATTGTTAGGTGTGTAGAGAGATTCTTGCATGTCAGACCATGTAACATAGAAGTAAGAACATCTCAGTGAACACACAATTGGAGATATAATTCTTATCCAAATCTCAAAAACATTGTGTGGTTTTGGAATTCATGGGACGTAGTGTGCATGAGAGTATGGCATTTCTCCATTTCACACCTGTTGTAATAATACACATGTTCGAAACTAACACATAACACCAAATTGCTTTGCAATGTATAAAAAAGTTGCAATCAATTGTTTAAACAGCCATCACTACAACAAGTTTACAAATGCACTATACTAGTTTACCAAATTCACAAAGATAATACAAATATTCAAAGATGTGCATCAAAAAAAAATTTAATTCTCCCTTTTGTGTCATGACATATTCGACGAAGAAGTGTACAAACATGCCTCTAATGTCCGCAAGTTCTGCATACTTGCATCTATTATAGGCAAAATATGCAAATGTTTCGTTAGATAAACCGTATTTGTCTGTGTATAGGTACAAAGTATGCAAGATATAGAATTTATTAATTTGAGGTAATTACTAATCATAGGGAGGCCCACGTTGCTTTCCATCTTGCACATATTGTGGAGGGGTCGAATCTCATCATTGTCTTGCACACATAAAACCCATAAAGGTTGAATGCGTGTGGTTGTTGAGAACACCACAAATCGGTCATGAAACTTGCTCGCATTGATTATGGAGTTTAGTAGCGATTTTTAAGAAAATAGAATATTATAGTGAAAAGTACCTGTCTCCCGCCCATAAGCTTTACATGATTTAGTTAATGAGATCCAGGAGCAATCCCTTTCTTCCAGAAAAAACAAACTATTGCCGAAAAAATGTAGATGTGTGCCAAGCTCGGCTAGTAATCTCCTCTCTATTTCACTATGATACCTTCGTACATAAATGTATTTGGTGAATGCACTACGTCAGATCATGAGATGGCTTAGGCTATCAACACATCAAATATAAATTATAACGGTTTCTCAAAAAATAAGATAAATAAGAAAATGGCTTAATCATGACTTAGTATGGGATCATATCATGTGAAAATGGACTACTTCTTGGAAATCTGAAAATTCTGGTTATGGACCACTAGATCATGTACGGACGGCCGGATCTCACATTTACTCTATCACACATTTTATGCGTAAAACTCAGGAGCGAAGATACATTTCACATATATCACTTGTGAGTCTGTTCACTACATGGTTGTGAGTTGGAACCTGGAATTAAGGATTGAGAACCAATAAATTGCATAGACCATGAAACTTAAGATAAAATCATGATTTATTTGACATTTTTGAATCTCAAGAGAACAACAAACataacaaaagcttcatttcaccGTTTGACCGTTGTGGACATAAAAAGTTGAACCAAACATTTAGACAAAAAGAACCCATCAACAAGTTAAATATGCAGCCAGACCACGCCGTACAAATTAGCGAGAACTGATAAGGTGACCCTATTGGGCTGTTGTACCATTCATATCAAAATCAAAACAGATAAAATGCCAAGAAGAGGGGAAAGAAAGAAAGTGGGGATGCAGACGTCCGCACCTTGATTTGGACAAAATCTTCCATGGCTACCGGCACATCGATGGACGGATCCCTTGGGGATAGAGCTTCCAAAAGCGGCGCTCCAGATCTGATTCACCACATCGCGCCGTTGTGTACGACCTCACCAAGAGCACTATCCACACATTATCGTCGATGTACCAGCTCGAAAACAAACTCTCCATGTATCTACTCAACATCAATCGCCCGTCGTCGTTTTGGGGAATGAGAGCGGGCATGGATGAGAGGTGGGATAGAGAGAATAGGACCAAAAATGGGATGGAAAAATTATTAGAGTACCTAATTACAAAATGAAAGGAGGTCGGATGGTTGGTCGTGATCTAGCCGAATCCAGAATTTCCAGAGTTCTAGAAACTAGTGTATTTTCACTAATACGTTCCCGACTGAGAGCATCTCCAACGGTCCTCCACATAGCCCTCCCAATAGCACTTTGGAGATCATAGAGAGAGAAATTGTCCACACCAGCGGTCTCGAAAAAGCGTCGGCCTTTTTTAGACCCCAATAAAAACGCCGGCACGCCCGCAACAATCCCTTCGCGAAGGGAGCCGATTGGGAGCGCCGACGTCCAATTTGTGCTGAAAAGTTGCATCTGCCCCACTTACATGTGGCATAGCCCTCTAAAGATTATCCTCTCTCCTACTTTCTCTGTCCCCACTTACATGTGCATGCATGGTGCCGGCGTTTTTATTGGGTTAATTGGTGTGAGACGCGGTTCCCAAATGGTAAGTGCATGCAGCCGGCGCTTCCCATAGCCTGCTGCCGGCGTGCATGCCGACGCTTTTTTGGGGAGGACCGGTGGAGATTCTCTTAGTATACCACTTAAGAAAGAGTTTCTGAGGGCTCATGTACTTTGTTGGATAGCCAGAGGAAGGCTTAAAGAAAATGTTGATCCACGTTGGGACAACCTATTAAAGAGTGCAGGTCTAGGCATCATTGTTCGTGATCATCTAGGCCAATCGATGATCTTCACTTGGAAGCTGATCTAGTTATGTGTTAGTGCACTACACGCGGAGATGCCTTTTTGTTTGGAGGGCTTAAAGCAACTTATTGACTTGAGACGTTGGCCGATGATCTTGGAATTGGATTGTTTCCGAGCACTGCACACGATGGCGACACAAGGAATGGATTGATCTAGTAGATGGACTATGTAGAGTGAAGCCCGAGAATTACTAAAAGTTAACCAAGATATCAAGGTTTCGAAGGTGGAACATGTGAGCAATGGCATTGCACATGTTTTGGCGTAGTTAGGCAAATCAAGATCTAGTGGTTTTTTACATGATGAAGCCCCAACCCGTGGGTTGGTGCTGACCACGACGATTGTAAGAAATTTATGAGGGGCATATCTGGTGCAAATGGCACAAGTTTTGCAAATCTGAAAATTGTTGTTGGTAGCTCATGTATGAATGGACAGATTATAGGCTTCCACCCACGAGCATCTACTCAAAGCATGTTTTTTCAGAAAAACCCCTACAAGACTATCACATGGCCTGAACACGGTAGCCAAGCCAGCAAATTAGGAACATGAACATACTTTGATGCTTCTTTAAAAGTTGAAATTTCTACTTCCAGTTTCGTGCTTCTTGGATCCCGATTGCAACATGAACATGCAAATTTTGGGTATTTATTATTTCACTGCTGACTAATTTGGACTGGAAGAAAAAAGATCTTACACCATCCcgttgttatttttatcagatcTAAACGATATCAAGAAAAAGCCACATAAATGCAACATGCAAGATACAGAGGAACCAAAGGAAACTTCACCAAACAGTAGATTCGGTCCTGCTCCTACTTTCCTACATACAAGAATATTGGTGGCATGCATGTATCACAGGCAGATTAGATCTGCTCCTGTCATGGACACAAGATCAAATCTGAATTTCCTAGCAGCACAAGACTAGGGGTGGCACCATAGCTGTTAATTAGGAGTTGCCATGAGAAGATGCATGTGTTGGCCAATAAGGAATTGCATCAAAAGTACTAGATTTACTTTGCAACACTGGAGGTGGGGAGAGACATCGGCAGATGTAGGGGAAGCAGATGGAGAGAGAACTAGAAGAAGCCATGGATTGACAGTTTGTTGTTACTTTAGGGACTTCTCTGCGAAATCACCCAGAGGTAGAATGTTGGGCACATATCCGACCGTTAGTGCACGATCCAATGACTCCTGTTGTCATTTTCAGATTTGCAGAACTTGTGCTATTTTCACCTGATACGTTCATGACATTTATGCCTAATTAATAAAACTCGTATTTCCTGTCAAAACAAAAAAG encodes:
- the LOC127301771 gene encoding uncharacterized protein yields the protein MAMEFEMGQLASQHGALLKVGLFVLVQALVYLILAQSSSVFSTTKTLGLRPSTSLCAHRMVALLSDLPLGGEPSPRVLSGEPSSPLPVPTHQKKD